TGAATGGAGCCCCCCATGACAGCTTGCAGAAgctgctgaaggagaaggtggatcgagccaacttgctgaactcaaagccatccagtTGGCCCTGAACATTGCTGAGGGAGAGAAGTGGCCAGAACTCCCTCTCTACCCTGACTCATGGATGGTAGACAATGGTCTGTGGAGGCCTTTCCTGGCTGGAAAGGTGGAAAAAGGCCAAATGGCAGCATAAGAGAAAAGCAATTTGGGCTACAGACAAATGGCAAGACATTGCCACTCGGGAAGAGAAGCTGCCTGTGCAAGCCTGTCATGTACTTTCGGTTAAAACattgcttgcttgcttgcttaTTATGAATACAATACCTGTTTttaagccttaaaacacaatgcacagagctccattattaagctaaGAACTCCCTAATATcttgctagatatacttttctgcagATTAGGCAGTTATTCtagacaagtgttaatacatATGTCCATTTGTCCTTACTTGTCTactttttccataatttttctGCTAACTTATTTTTTGGCcactgcttagctctaatcacagttctgctgtctttGAGGCCTGCCTttcacagctttcccaaaaccctctgattttatggattcccacaattaaTGGAGAAATTGACCAAGGAGGTAAAGGAACTCACCGAATTGCAGCTTTAGCCTTTGCTTAGGAATTGTTCCTGATCTTCACAAAACAGGGGCTTCTATGGTTTGAAGAATAGTCTTTGAATGATCTCTACAGACCAGCTTTTACCTCCCTCAGAGTGCTCCTTCCCACTGTATGTCCCACCAGTCTGGCGGTTCCTGTGCAGGTGACATCCACTGCCACCAACAACAGGACCACTTTACCCATCACCAGTGAGAGGGAGCGTGGATCATTCCATTTTTTCTCACATAAGATATGGAGCTGAAATCCCTGTTGTAAATCCTGCCAATTCTTTCTGAATCTGTACATAGAAGCAAAGACTCCTTGCACAGAATGTACCTTCTTGGAACCCTGGTGATTAGTGGCACAAAGTCTAGCGGTGGACCCTGGAAGGACAATGCTGAGTGCAGTCCTTTCTGACACCTTTGTTAGTAAACTGGGTGatggggccaggctgtgccctcccacaAACCAGGAGGAGTGGCTGATCTGCCAGAGAGGAGTGCTGCCATTCAGAGGGACAGTTCAACAAGGGTGGCAGTTCAATGACAAGTGCTGAGTCCTGTCCTTGGGAAGGAAGAACCACAGGCACCTGTATCTGCTGGGGGCCACCCAGTTGGAAAACTGAGGTTTGGCAGGGTTCTGCTGGACACCAGGATGCCCATGGGCCAgcagtgtgctcctgcagcagtgcagaacagcgtcctgggctgcactgggagctgtgtctcagctggcagagggaggggatcctttccctctgctccacAGCAGAGAGGCCAGCCCTGGAGTGctgggcccagagctgggctgcccagTACAGGAGAGGGACAGGCTGGACAGAGTCCAGCACAGGGCCATGAAGGCAAtggagggactggagcatctgtgccatgaggagaggctgagagagctggcactggccagcctggagcagagcaggctcagggcatctcATGCCTGGGGATAAAAACCtggggagaggctgcagaggagacagggccagggacagctccaggggcCTCGGGCACAAAGTGACACACAGGAGGGGCCCTGCGAGCTCAGGAGACACTTGTGCACTGGGAGGGTGGCTGAGCACTGGTGcaggtgcctggggaggtggggggagtctccatccctggagagaCTGAAAAGCCACCTGGACACATGCTGGGCAGCCGGCTCTGGGTGGCCCTgatggagcaggggctgggcaagGTGACCTCCAGAGGTGCCTCCAGCCTCCCCCAGCCTGAGATTCTGTGACTCCGAGAAAAAACAGGCTGCAGTTTCCTAAGGGCAAATGAACAAGCTCCTCACATGGCAGGATTCTCCTGCCCTCACCAAAGTGGTGCATGGCACATGTGGCCGTCTGCAGATTCCTCCCTGGAGTGAGGATGCTCCTCAAGGTCACGCCTTGAGACTGAGAGAAAGGTTTGCCCATGGTCATGGGTTTGGGTGAGTAGCATCAATCTTTAAGAATTGGTTTTTATGGCGGCctattaccctcagggcagaagcccagcggggaatgccggccggccaggatagctcagcgggggctcaggcaacccaggcaggctatagtgatttgcagtcagctctttagtgatttcagctctttcagcatcCCTGATGCCGTAGGTACcgccgccgcagcagacgcagagagagagggagaagcgctgtatgggttccgcagggttcttttattcgggtctccgcgaagggtccagtgacagctcttctctcccgaaccgggcagagttaggggtttttataccctacaggggttttgaaaactgtccaatagttagggtcaggggaaagtgacctatggatatgCAGGGAGATAGCAGGATCCGATAgacggaagagaggggcttctaaagccttagtcatgctgacttggcatttcctagctcaggcttctgaccgccaaggaggccgtgcaggccctgtgcctgctacaggtTTTTGCTGGCTTGACTGGAATTGCTACCATGTTGTTTCAGATATAATGCACTATACTGGAAGTTACAGGTCTCTGTACCGGGCAGGTAATAAGCCTGATAAAGATCTTTTAGTTTAATTGTGATCAGAATCaactctttatttttctatcaATATATCCTTCATCCAATGGAATATAGTTGTATAAAGCTTCCAAATTACACCTATACTATCCTTTAAACATAAACTACTGACTACGTCTAAAACTGCTTCCAGCTGCACCGTGGCTCCTctctgagatgttcaggaagcAAGGAGGTCCCTTCTGCACCTTGtgtctcctgcctgctccctgcacagctctccAGGTGGTGCTGTCGGTCTCGGgccagctgtgactgcagcagggacacctgaAAGAGGCACAAGGCCCGGCTCAGACAAGCCCACGCTGCCAGGAGCACCTGCAGCCCCACGGTACCGGCTCttggggcacacacagcctccAACTCCAGCCCTCAGCAACACTCTGCCCTTGGGCAAGGGGAAAGGAACAGGCTCCCAGACACAACACAGCTCAGAAGATCAACAAGTCCAGTTCAAGGCTGGCAAACACTTCCCACGTCCATTCACCTCTCAGCCACCACAGGTCTATTGGAGAGACTTCCAATGGGATTTAGGAACCCAGCTCTGATTTCCAAAGCACACATTTGGGCCACTGACCCTCTTCTCCACAGGCTGTGCATCAGCACGAGGGCTGCTACTCCCCTGAGCTACTGGAGGAGTCTTCTGTTTCAAAAGTCGACCGATTTCGATGGGCAGACTCGTGGACAGGGAACATGAAGTAGTCTGGGAGGAAGAGTCGCCTAAAATCTCTGATTCTCCTCTCAGGTTCCACCTGCAGATTGGATGGGAGAGAGGGTCACAGAAACCTGTCAGCAAACACGGAGCAAAAGGACCTCTGGACATCAAGGCAAGGAGATCCCTACTCTGAGACCCTGAACTGCACCAGACAACACTGGGGGCAAAAAGCTCTCGCTGGGGGCTGTGCAAGAGAGgccagtgtgtgtgtgcagggacacggggccagggagggaggcagtggAGTGAAGGTGCCCTTGTGAAAGCCATGGGCTGCcacaagagagagaagaaacaaagggatgtgccacagcagggacagggagaggcaAGGGAACAAGCAGAGGTCTCCAAAGCGCTGCCTGGGCTAACGTGCCatgttccagaggagcctgaggctctgcagaggcagcGAAAGCCCAATTTACCTGCTCGCCACTTCTCCTGGGCACAGTGGATAATTTAGGcctctctctcttctcctctGCTGATGCAACTGGCTCCTTAGGTTCCAGGCTGGTCCCTGAGCCACGAAACAGCTGCTCCTCTTGTGCTCCAAGAGCCTGCTGGGTATTCAGAGAGGAGATGATGCCCTTATTTCAAACACCACAAAAGCTGTCCCTCAGAAATCTCCATCTTGGGAAGTGTCCTCACAGcaccagcagtgcagctgctgttCAGCCTCTCGATACTAAACTCAGTTTAGTCCATCACTCTGCTCACCTGCTCCATTCCTTTGCACACAGAATCCAAACCCTCACGTGTTGCCTTCCCTTTTGGTGGGCACAGCAGAAGCAGATCCACCTGCCCAGCTTTTGGCCTGGAGCTGATTTGAGCAGCAAGCTCCTACACAGGCAGCCCAGGGTCAGGGAGCAAACTCTCCCTCTCTCAAACTTCGgagcattgcacacgggagcaGAGCACAATGTAGGCAACCAAtcccaggggaagaatgagCCTTCAAGCAATGCTGAGGCCTTGAAACTCCTCTAACTCTTCTTTCCTGACACCACAGGCTTGTGTACCAGAGAAGcctgaggctctgcagaggcagcGAAAGCCCAATTTACCTGCTCGCCACTTCTCCAGGGCACAGTGGATAATTCAGGcctctctctcttctcctctGCTGATGCAACCACTTTGTTTGATTCCAGGCTGGTCCCTGAGCCACGAAACAGCTGCTCCTCTTGTGCTCCAAGAGCCTGCTGGGTATTCAGAGAGGAGATGATGCCCTTATTTCAAACACCACAAAAGCTGTCCCTCAGAAATCTCCATCTTGGGAAGTGTCCTCACAGcaccagcagtgcagctgctgttCAGCCCTCTTGGGCTAAACTCAGATGGGTTTACTCCATCACTCTGCTCACCTGCTCCATTCCTTCCCACACCCAGTCCAAATTCCCATGGGTTGCCTCCCCTTTTGTGGGCACAGGAGAAGCAGCTGCCCATGCCCAGCTTTTGGCCTGGAGCTGATTTGAACAGCAAGCTCCAGAGCTAGAGCAGCCATTCCAGGTGTAGCAGGAAACAATCAGGCCTACACTGACAGGGGTATAGAGTCCCACCTCTTGATGGGAAACATCTCTGGAATAATTCAGGCATGTTGCAGTGGACTGAAGATCAATGCCAGTGCCTGCCTGGATACAAGTCTTTCCCTTCAGGAATGCCAAGCGATTCTTCAGAGCCCCTTTGACAATTTTACACTTGGTCACTGCAGCACTCAGAGTTccccctcttccttccttcAAAGCAGCAGCCACATGCTCCAAATCTTCTTGCTTGGTTTCCTTTTCAGTGTTCAATTGTTGCATTATTTTCTGTTGATTTGGCATGTCAAGTGCATGTATTTCATTCTTCTTTTCGAGATGTCTCATGTGCTGCTGGTACAATTCCTGTTCATGCTGccaaaacagggagaaaaagggTCACTCATTCCCTCTCAGTTTGCTTTTCATACCAGATCTGgactcctgctgcaggggcaggcacaggctgctcctctctctctctctgcccctCGGGATGCGGCAGACCTTTGCTGGGCCCCCTGGTGATGCTGCATCTTTCCCAGCTGGCTCAGCTCGTCCCAGCTTCCGTTCTGCCCTTCATTCCCGCTCCTTCCACATCCAGATATTTACAAATCCAAACATGGGTTTGGACATACCAGGAATTCCCCAAACCATGTAATGTCAACAGAGACAGTGAGGACATTGAGAACTAAAGCTTCTAGGGCACACAAGCCCACCATGGAGGACAATGAGCAACCTCAGCATTAACTGCCTTTGACATGACTACAACACCTTTCCCTTCTTATTCAGAAGAATGCGATTAGAAAAGTTAAACTGGAAGAAGGTGCCCCTTAGAACTATTAACACAAGGTCCAAACATAACCAGGAAATGGCTATTTGTGGCATCTGCCAATCTCACCAGCACATCCtgcctttccttcttcaggattTCCAATTTCCTCTTCAGAGATGCCACCTCCTGACGAAGAGTCACAGCCTCTTCCTGCCTTTCCGTGGCCTCTTTCTGCAGGGCAGTTTCTCGAGAAATGTGCTTGACTTCTGCCTTCCAGAAatctgcagcagggaaggggagaggagaaagggacaagcaaagcaaaggcaAACTGATGTGCATCCTGCAGAGACAACAGCACTGTCTTCACTACCTGCCTGTGTTTGCCAGGCCCTAAGCCCACAAAGGCTCCAAAGCTGACAGAAATGAAGGAAACTTCCCCCCAGAGAAAAAAGCTGGAATGAAAGAGACAAGGTTCACAGGGATAGGAGAGTGTATTTGCTCTTGGCCTTGTGCAGAGTGAGCAATCCAAGAGAGACAAAGGAGAGGGGATGCCTGTCCAGTCCTGCTCCAGAGAGGCCAATAGCCTGGAggctctggcagggcctggaggtTGGGGCAATCGGGCTGAGGCATCCAGCTACAGCTCCTCAGCTGGTGAGACAGTGTGGGACAGTGAGTGGGAGAGGAGAAGCTGTACCTTGCTCACTTTTCTCCAACTCTTTCTGCAGCTCCATGttgcaggctctgaggttgtcTCTCTTAGTCTGTGtcttcctcagctccagctccagagccttACACTGTATGGCCAAGGCAAGAGCTTTGTCATCAGAGCTCTGGAGCTTCACACGCAGCTCAGACACCTCAGCCTCCAGCACATGCACAGAGTCCCTCAAGCAGCGTTCTCCTGCTCGAgactcctccagctccttcagcagctgcttctctcgaGTTGCCTGGGAAGCCTCCATCTGCAGCACTGCGTCCTGCAGGGCCCGGATCTGGAAGATGGATGCACAGAgcctcagggacagggctgctcctgaggcagcagagtGGGCAAGAGGGAACACAATGAAGGAGAACTGAGTTCAAggaaaaaacatgccaaaatctGAAGGAAGAGAAACAAGGATTCCAATGGAGAGCAATGGagagaaaacagggaaagggaggCAATGGGCATccttgggctgcagctctgaacaGACGCTGAActggctgtgctggaaatgccctgcccagcctgtcaCAGCCACGGCCTCCAAGccaaaggtgctgctgtgtgtccctGGAGGAGAGGATGCCACTGCACAGCTTACCTGGGTGTTGAGCTCCCGCACTTGTCCAGCGCGGTTTGAAGAGAGCTGGTTGGCCTGCTGAAGAGCAGATTGACACTGAGAGACATGATTGTTCAGTGCCATGTTCTGTTCTTCCAGGGTTCTGAGGCACAGGTTCTTTTCCTCCAGAGTCAGAATCAGCCTAGAAGGGAAGCAAGCAACTCATTACTATATGATATCACATTTTATAAACTCTTAGGACTGGCACCACCTCAGGGAAAAACTGCTCTGTCTGATGAGGTTTGTCTAAACAACTTGGCCGTTTACAAATCCCACAAAGAAGACATTAGGGGAGAGCAACAGTGTTCTTCTGCCTAACCAGGCTCCAAGGCAGGGAGCTTTAGTCAGCATGGAAGAGACATTTCCTTCCCCCATCTTACACATACATATAGGAGCAACAGCACCCTACAGCCAGGGGATCTCTGGCAAGTTCCCTAAGATTTACCAGCACCCATCCTACTttcagctggagaaagaaaagccaaagtgGCAACAGAGGCTTGGAGCACAACCTGATGGAAGATGCAGAAGGTTCGAGgcaagcaggagcagcctgcctTTCCTTTGTCTTCTTCTTGGAAGAAGAATCCTGTGGCACTGAAGCCAGGCAGGACTTGATCAGCTGGAGGAGCCCCCCATACCTTGCTCCTGTTTCTTGCATTCTTTGCACAGTCAGAAATGCCTGGGActgtgcagggtggcagggACCCTGCTTGACTCCCTCCAGGCACCGGGGCACATTTGATGAGGAATGATGCAGCAGAGACATTCTTGTTTCTGGGCTGCCTCCGAGGGCAGTCTGGCCTAGATCAGCAATCAGGGCCTTAAGATGGTTCTGCCCAGAAACAGCATCAGATGCCAGGCTGATCCAGATCCCAAAGGCTTCAAGTTACAGGACCCAAGGTGGAGCTGATGGATGCATCCAACTCCTTCCAATGCAGCTCAGGCAGTGTCAACACACCCACCTATATAACACAATACCCCTAGAGGGAAAGGGCTACCCCAAAAGCCTTTGACTTCAGAAAAACTGTAACGGAAcgcttagaaaaaaataaaatgaaagacaacATCCAGGCAATGGGACGTGTCTGCATGGAGAGTTCAGAATCTGCCACTTGGGAAATGCtgccagagcccctggcaggtgcAAAGATGGCAAAGAGGGAATCCGTTCACTCAGTGCAGAGTCCCACAGGCTTCCATTTACCTGGCTTTTTCCCTCTCTAGGGCATTGACGGAAGCCTGCAATTCTGAATTCTGCTGTGCCACTTCTTCCCATTGACTCCTTTCCCTCTCCAAGTCCTGCAGATGTGCTTGCAGCTCCTTCTTCTGATGttctgcctcctccagcagcttctggaCATGCTCAACCTCCGAGAGCTTCTGCCTGGACTCTTCCTGGGCCTCCCTCACATCTTGCTGGGCTCTCTGCACAATCTTTTCCTGGCACTCTCGGGAGGCTGCCAGCTGAGATGTCAACTCTGCCACCTCCagtcaaacagaacaaagcagtcagagGCCACGGCCACAGCTTGTCACTgtcagccacagcacaggctgtgagcAAAGGTAAAGGACAACTCTGCATTTCTCCCTGTCCTGAGAGCCCCAGATTCACAAAGGATATGGCCAACTTGTTCCAGTCTCTAAGTGGCCCACCACCAAGGGCACCGGAAAAAGCACCTGCCAAACCAAGGCTAGAAAGAAGAGGCCAGGAGGAATCCATGCTGATGGTTGCTGGCCAACAGGGCAGAGGACGAGCCCAGctgtccagagcagcagctgacattcagcagagccctgagtgtccttcagagcagctgccatggagcccCCAGAGCACGagacagccccagggctccccactgcagctgctgctctgccgtGGAAACGCAAGAAGGCCACAGACCCCTCACTGCATGACTGCAATGCCACTGCTCTTTCACTCACCTGCTTTTGTAGAGCCTCCTTCTGCTCAAGGAGCAGATTCATTTCCTCTTCGAAGCCTTGCAGCTCTTGCTTGtgcctcctctctgctgcctggactTCACTGCgagcttcctgcagctcagcttgcAGATTTTCCTTGATGTTCTGGCAACAAAATGCAGAGCAACCTCCCCGGATTTGCCCTCGGTCTCAGCTTTTTCCACTTGCTGCCTCTAAATCCCATTCTTTCAGCTGCTTCTTTTGGCTTCTCtacccagctctgcttcccctgcAACCCTTCCTTCCcggggctgagctctgcagcctaccaggagctgtgctcccagggcctggggcagcccttggctcctcagtcccaggagctgccttttGTGCCCTTatcactgccctgccctccgTTGCCTGGCTACTCACACTTAGCTGCCCCTTCTCTTGCTGCTCTTGCAcctcctgcctgagctgctggacCTGCTGGCGGGCTCGGCTGAGCTCTCCCTGAGTTTGGAGCAGTGCCTCTGATAAAGCACTCTTCTCCTTCTGCTCTTCCAGCAGGACCTGCACAGAAGGAAAGAGCAGAGGGCTTCACACTTCTCCTGCAACACCCGTGTGGCAAGGGGCAAAGGCGGATGGGCTCACGTGCCCTCAGAGcacttggctgctgctgccctgggccactgcctgccctgggggagacacagcttcccaggaagtGACTGAACACACAGCCCAGAAGACATCTCTGGGTTACTGTTCAGATATACCCCAGGCAAGTCTTTAAAAAGATTTTGCTCCTGTCAGTGTTCCAGCTGCGCCCACCCCGTGCCCACTAAAGAAAAGTCCTCCAAACTCACTTAGGCTAGGAACACCTACCAGCACACACCAAAAGGGGAGCAGAAAGAGAACACTGAAGATACCCTGAGGTGCATCTTAAAACAACAGAGCACAAGAGCAGCACAAAAATCTCAGTTGACAGCTGATGTCTCTGCCTGGCTTCCTAAGAGAGGGCTCATTCCTGGTGCCAAAGACAGCCCTGTTCAGCTTGCACCTCCCCTAATTCAATGTAGAAGACACGGAGGCCATGCTCCACACAGCCCCATATCCTGCcatctcccacagctccagccttgcAAAAAATCACACCAGTTCTCTTCTCACAATCATTACCTCTCGCTTGGCATTTTCAAATCTCGTTAATTCTTCTTGTTGGGCCAGCAGGGTGGCTACTTTCTGTCTCATCCCCAACAGCACCTCCTTGTGCTCCTTCTCTCTCCCTGCCTTCTCTTTTTCCCATTGCTCCAGCATCTCCTGCATCTCTGCACGGTGCCTTTCATGTTCACTTGcctgaggaggagaggaaaaatttGCAAGATGAAGTCCCAGGCAAGCTCCTTGCTGAAAAATGTGAAGCTTCATCCCTCCCACAATCCCCAGCTGGAAAAGACAACAGCGATGGCTTTCTGTACTCCAGAAACCGTGTCCTGTCAGGGGATTCAAAAGGAGGCTCAGCAGGTGCAAGAATCACAGACTTGTGGAATCTCTTCTGTTGGCAAAGACCTTGCCAAGCATTGAGTCCAAGCACTCAGAAAAGGCGGTGTCACCTTCCCCTCCCTGATGCCCCAGCCACAAGGACTGGACGAGCAGGGACAATGGGCCTGTCCATGGCTTCCAGCCCAAAGCCAATCCCTCTGCCCACCATGGAAGCACAGCAAGAAAGGAACTGAGTTCCCAcgcctgcagccagcagcactgttGGCATCTGCTCCACGTTGGCATCTGCTCAGGGGCAGGTGGGACTCGGGGAtgatcctgccctgggctgccacGCTTTGGGTGGGCACTGCCCAACCTGCTCTGGAACTGCTCTTACACCCTCActgaagctgtggctgcatttACTGTCCCAGCACCATCCCGGGGGCCTTCACGCACCTCCAAGTccgagctgctgcctctgctgtctGGACCAGCAGTGGGAGGCCTCTGCCAGAGAACTGCTGCCCTTTCACACCCTCAGCCTCTGCTTGTGCTACACCAACCCACAGGGCTGGCTTGGTCAATTCAGAAGCAAATTGGCCCCTACCAGGTCTTCCAGGAGCTTCTTTATTTCCACTTGCTGAGCTGTTCCCTGAGGCCTGAGGCTtttgtgatgctgctgctgtgcctgcaggagtTCTTGAGCTGTGTCTTCCTGTTCCTGCTTCCTGAGAGCTCTCTCTGCTTCCAGCTCACCTTGCAGGCATTTCACTTGTCCTGCAAACAAGACCAACAGCAAGAGTCAGAGTCTTTACTGACTTTACTGACCTCAGGTCCCTTCAGTGCCTCCAGCCCCACCAATCCTAAGATGCTCTGTGGACAGAGGTGGATTTACAAGGTGCTTAGCTTCTCTAGGCATGAGCAGCACCACAAACGAAGCACACGAGTTTCTCACCTTCTATCACCTCTTTGTCCAGTGTGACTGTGAGCACGTGAGCCTCCAGATGGTTCATGGAGATCTCCAGCTGAGCtatctgctgctgagcagcaaacagcctggATTCCAGGCTCTCCTTTGCTGACCTACAAGTTGCAAATATGGAGAGACATGAGTTGCTTGCTCCAGAAGCCCATAGCTGGATGTTCCAGGATGACGTGGCTCAAGATCCCCACACCTGAGTATGGAAAATGGGACACCTGGAAACTGGTCCAGAGAAGGCACATCTGTGCCATTTCAAGAGAGAGCAGGGCCCTCTGAGGGACTGCCCAGGCCTCCCTTatggcctggcacagcacagactgcCCAGCCCAACTTGGCCTCCACAGCCAAACCTTCCGTTGCTGTTCCTGACCTATGACACT
This Passer domesticus isolate bPasDom1 chromosome 16, bPasDom1.hap1, whole genome shotgun sequence DNA region includes the following protein-coding sequences:
- the LOC135282296 gene encoding centrosome-associated protein CEP250-like produces the protein METRRGARGLSHQGRSSRAPEVLVVNRDSMANSNICTDNPGNILSTQTSTDKQHPCQLVREATENCVRMWQQFDQMEESTQRIRGQYQLIDSLLEEIRSDCANLEKSREMLLQCTGIPEPGALRLHQQNTKQRKEASAQEEKAEQQDWMEVSQEEEPSSWSLEHLSWESSDQGHAAAQACREEELLGQKAELEGRLAATEWLQKDLSRQLAETRSAKESLESRLFAAQQQIAQLEISMNHLEAHVLTVTLDKEVIEGQVKCLQGELEAERALRKQEQEDTAQELLQAQQQHHKSLRPQGTAQQVEIKKLLEDLASEHERHRAEMQEMLEQWEKEKAGREKEHKEVLLGMRQKVATLLAQQEELTRFENAKREVLLEEQKEKSALSEALLQTQGELSRARQQVQQLRQEVQEQQEKGQLSNIKENLQAELQEARSEVQAAERRHKQELQGFEEEMNLLLEQKEALQKQVSERAVALQSCSEGSVAFLRFHGRAAAAVAELTSQLAASRECQEKIVQRAQQDVREAQEESRQKLSEVEHVQKLLEEAEHQKKELQAHLQDLERERSQWEEVAQQNSELQASVNALEREKARLILTLEEKNLCLRTLEEQNMALNNHVSQCQSALQQANQLSSNRAGQVRELNTQIRALQDAVLQMEASQATREKQLLKELEESRAGERCLRDSVHVLEAEVSELRVKLQSSDDKALALAIQCKALELELRKTQTKRDNLRACNMELQKELEKSEQDFWKAEVKHISRETALQKEATERQEEAVTLRQEVASLKRKLEILKKERQDVLHEQELYQQHMRHLEKKNEIHALDMPNQQKIMQQLNTEKETKQEDLEHVAAALKEGRGGTLSAAVTKCKIVKGALKNRLAFLKGKTCIQAGTGIDLQSTATCLNYSRDVSHQEALGAQEEQLFRGSGTSLESNKVVASAEEKRERPELSTVPWRSGEQQALGAQEEQLFRGSGTSLEPKEPVASAEEKRERPKLSTVPRRSGEQVEPERRIRDFRRLFLPDYFMFPVHESAHRNRSTFETEDSSSSSGE